The region ACAAATATACTGAACCTGCTTGTGTTTTGCTTTATCAACAGGCAGACTACGTCATGCTTTCTGCAGTTGATGACAGTAACGAGCTGGTAAATGGTGGAAAGAAAGGTGCGATCGATGAATTGGAGGAAGGTGAGCTACAAGAGTTTATCACCAAACTGGGAATCCAGTCCTATTCAGGACAGATGGTtgttgaagatgaagatgaggatgagaaggaagaacaaaacaaagagaaacaatCCAAACCCATTGCGGAAAAGAAGAGCAAGAAAAAAGATGCCTCTAAAGTGGAGTCCAGCAAGACGCTCGGAGTCGAGCAAGAAGCCGAGCCGAAGAAGAGCGAgtccaaaaaaacaagcaaaaaagcCAAGCAAAAAGAAGCCGACCTTTTTGAATTTTACCCCCGTCAGGTTCTATTGGTCAAGCCTGGAGGAAAATGGTATGACATAGACTACACTTCTGAGACTAGCACTTGTGCTCAGGACGAATCACAGATTTCTCGGTACAAAGCTTTGGCTCAGAAGCTTCTAGAGGCTGAAACAAAtctttacaaaaataagaaaatcctacagaaaGGAGCAAACACAGTCTGGATGAAGAGCGTCGTCTCGACCGGGACACTGGCAGACAGGATGGCAGCCATGACTGTGCTCATCCAGGACGCTCCTGTGCACTGTCTGGAGCACATTGAGAGCCTGATCACaatgatgaagaagaaaggaagTCGTAGGCAAGGCCTCATGGCTTTGGACACGCTTAAAGAGCTGCTGTTGTCTGATTTACTCCCAGAGAATCGGAAACTGCGGAGCTTCTCCCAACGCCCGTTTAACCAGCTAGAGGAGCGTGCGAGTGGAAACCGAGATGTCCGAGACCGGCGCCTTGTCCTCTGGTACTTCGAGCACCTTCTCAAGCTACAGCTGGCTGAGTTTGTAATAGCTCTTGACGCTTTGGCTCACGATACGGTCCTGGCCACCAAAATGAAAGCTCTGACCACAGCTCTTGAGCTGCTCTGCAACCGGCCTGAGCAGGAGAAAGCCCTGCTGATGCAAGTTGTCAACAAACTGGGAGATCCAGAGTACAAAATTGCCTCAAAGGCCTCATATCTGCTGGAGACACTCCTTCATAAACATCCCTTGATGAAATCGGTGGTGTGCATCGAAGTAGAGCGTCTGATGTTCAGACCCAACATAAGCGCCAAGGCTCAGTATTACGCCTCCTGCTTCCTCAACCAGGTGATGCTGAGCCACGACGAGGCCGAGCTTGCCACCAAACTCATCACTATCTACTTCAGCTTCTTCCGTCTCTGCGTCAAAAAGAAGGAGGTGGAGTCTAAGATGCTGGGTGCGCTGCTGAGCGGCGTCAACAGGGCTTATCCATACACCAAGGCCGGAGATGAGACGGTCCGGGAGCAGCTGGACACGCTGTTTAAAGTGGTGCACATCGTGAAGTTCAGCACAGCTGTGCAAGCTCTCATGCTGCTCTTCCAGGTTATGGATTCTCAGCAGAGCGTTTCCGATCGATACTACGTCGCCCTTTACAAGTAAgcgcacatactgtatgttacgAATTCATTGCATGTGTCTAGGTATTCACCAGAAGATGACTAATTAAAGCTTTTCTGCAGCAGCTGGAACAAAAGGAAAGTGGACTAAACtgtaaacatgtgtgtgtttccttgctACATTTCCTTccaacagagttttagactgatggtattcttaATAGTGACCTAATGATACTTTACATGCGACTGAATGAGACTTTAAATCACTtctgtcgctctggataagagcatcttataaatactgtaaatataaatgtagatatATTCCCAGATAATGTCTGATCAGCACATGGGGATAAATCAGTAACCCAGGTGTAAAGATTACATATCCTGACTGTTAGTTATGGCCTGGTGTCTCAGGAGGCTTGTAATCAGCTGCGTTGTCATCTTCTTTTCTCATTCAGCTATAAGAGAGACTTGAGCATAGGTTTTATGGTTCTATTCTGTGCTATTGTAAAAAGCTAAAGGCTTAgtattatttacatcattttacagAATCAGGAACATGCAGGCATGTGGAAACCATGACAAAACCATGCAAACTAAAGTGCAGCACAACCCTGTCATGCATTTTGTCAGTAAAAAAGTGGCAGTCTCAAATAATTATCCTTTATGGGTGGTGGGAAGAGAAAATGCCACAGCTCATCGGAATACAGTCGAAGTTAAATGAATATTGTaactgtcgtgtgtgtgtcttttttctaCAGAAAACTGTTAGATCCTGGTCTGTCAGTAAGTTCGAGGCAGAGCATGTTCCTCAACCTGCTGTACAAATCTCTGAAAGCAGACATCGTCCTGCGCCGTGTTAAGGCCTTTGTGAAGAGGCTGCTGCAAGTGAGCTGTGAGCAGGGCCCTACGTTTGCCTGCGGAGCGCTCTTCCTCGTGTCCGAGGTCATGAAAGCCAAACCTGGCCTTAAGCTCATCCTACAAGAAGGGGTAAGACATTGTTTAGGGTGGTATTATGCTGTACCTCAACCTGTGTACTCAATAACATAGATAATTCAttaggatgaagaggaggagaagttTCAGGACCTTAaaggggaggaggaggatgacaagaaaactaacgatgatgatgacgatgaagaAAGGTTTGTGGATGCGGATAAAACTGAAGAGGACCAGTGCAAACAGCCTCAGCAGATCAAACCAGCTGCATCGTGGGTACATCACCAAAACCTAGAGGGTAAATAAGAAATGATATTTTCTGTAGTGATATGTGATTTTGTTTCTTTGCCTTTACTGTTTCTTAGTTTTAGATTCTTAGATTCTCAGTTTTTTATAAAGCTTTGGGCAGAGCAGGTTCTGTATGATTCAGTATCACTTGCTGTATGATTCTGTCCCACTCAGTGTCACTTAATGTATGATTCAGTATCACTTGCTGTATGATTCtgtcccactcactcactcacttactgtaTGATTCAGTATCACTTGCTGTATgattctgtctcactcactcactcacttactgtaTGATTCAGTATCACTTGCTGTATGATTCTGTCCCACTCACAGTGTCACTTACTGTATGATTCAGTATCACTTGCTGTATGATTCTGTCCCACTCACAGTGTCACTTAATGTATGATTCAGTATCACTTGCTGTATGATTCtgtcccactcactcactcacttactgtaTGATTCAGTATCACTTGCTGTATGATTCTGTCCCACTCACAGTGTCACTTAATGTATGATTCAGTATCACTCGCTGTATGATTCtgtcccactcactcactcactcactgtatGATTCAGTATCACTCGCTGTATGATTCTGTCTCTCATTGTGTCATTTAATGCATGATTTGCTGTATCATTGTGTCACTTACTGTATGGTTCCATGTTTTTTGCAGTATGATCATTAATATGCACATATGTATCTTGGTCTTGTTTGGAAAACTGTGTTTCTTTATGCAGGTGGTAAGGATTTGGAGGTTTATGACCCCATGCACAGAAACCCTTTATACTGTGGAGCGAATCACAGCACACTCTGGGAGCTGCAGAAGGTAAGACACAAATGAGCTGGATGAGGTGTGTCTTGCAAGTCACAGGTGTCTATGTCTGGTCACTGATTGGCTAATTTGTGGTTCATATGAGCCTGTCAAAAAGCACAAATTTGTACATGTTCGTCAGTAACATAAAATCTGCTgatgtctgccttgctgttattCACTCTGTACATTTGCCTCTTGTAGCTCGCTGATCATTTCCACCCTTCTGTAGCTCTCTTCGCAAAAACCATCTTGCAGGTGAGTATTTCAATGTAGCAACATAATACTGACTGATGATCATATGgcaatatattgtttttacaatgcacatgattttattttcctctgacAGGGACAGCACATCCAGTACACAGGGGATCCTCTACAGGACTTCACGCTTATCAGGTTCTTGGATCGATTCGTGTTCAGAAACCCCAAACAAATGAAGGGCAAACGTACGTAAAATATTTTACCATGCTCTCTTTCTGCTGacgttataaacactgagacGTTGTCGAAATGTGCGTCTGATCTCTGCTTTGTCTTCTGTCTCAGAAAACACAGACGCGACTGTAATGCAGCCGAAACACAAAAAGACCACGAATAACATCCGCTCATTACCTGGTGAGAGTCTCAGTCAACTAGAAGTACTGAAACCTAACATTTGTAAGATTATTAAAAGgaatgtgtgggttttttttgctttacagTAAACTCTGAGGAGTATTTGGCCAAAGAGGAAAGTCAGATCCCTGTGGATGAGGTGTTCttctacaggtgtgtgtatctggtgtaaCCTCTTtgtgtaataacagtaataacatcAAGTAAACATTTCCGGTGATTTTTGATCGATCCTGCACGATGGCTTGGAGATATTTTAAGCCATTCCTCTatatagaattaatttaattacaccATCAACATTTCATACCAAAGTTTCCATACTTTTCTTTCCTCCAACACTCAGGTTCTTTAAAAAGAGGGAAGGAGTGACGCGATTAAAGAAGCCTCACGGAGACGACGCAGAGAGTGTGGAGGACGTGGACGATGACGAGTTTGACCGACTGCTCGGTAAATCAACAGGACGAAATACAGCCTGTTCTACTGTGGTCCTATAATCCAATTTTAAATAACGTTTCAGTTTACTATAATATTTTAGAAGCTTTCttttaatgatataaaaaatatatacaaaatctCCTCAAACTAAGTATGAGCTTCATATTCGAATGTGTTCTTAAAGCCACAGAGCTTCTTAACCCTCTGGGACAGAGAACATAGTTGTTTGCCAAATTTTAACATCAGCAGTAAATGAATTGgttacatgtttttttcccctttagaCACGATTGAGAGTGATGGCTGCTTCACAGAATTTAAAGATGAAGACCTGGACTTTGCTGGGTAAGTGAGGTCTAGCtactactttttatttatttattgtagtaACTGTTGGGAAAACGTGAACTTTCTGGGAGACAAACGTGTACACGAGATTAAATGAATCAGCAGCTCTTCTCTAATTGGTGCAGATGTTTGCTGTATTGTGGCAAATGGGATAATTCCCTCAAAAtttcttattttacttttatttattcttttgtgtGTTGGCCATCAAGAAATGAACAGTGTCATGTACGTTTTTTTACAGCAATGTAAAGAGCAACAGTAAAAAAGGCAAGAAGTCTGAGGATGTCTCAGACCTGGATTCAGAAGATGACCTGGATGATGAGGAGATCTCACTGGGAAGCATGGATGAGGAAGACTTTGGTGATGAGCTGGAGGATGATGGTGGTGCTTTTATGGACCCAGGTGGAGACGATGACGATGAaggtgagtgtgtatctgtgtgtgtgggagagagtgtgtgtgtgtgtgtgagtgtgtgtgtgggagagcgagtgagagtgtgtgtgtgtgggagagcgagcgagtgtgtgtgtgggagagcgagcgagagtgtgtgtgtgtgtgtgtgtgtgggagagcgagcgagagtgtgtgtgtgtgtgtgtgtgtgtgtgggagagcgagcgagagtgtgtgtgtgtgtgtgtgtgggagagcgagcgagagtgtgtgtgtgtgtgtgtgtgtgtgggagagcgagcgagagtgtgtgtgtgtgtgtgtgggagagcgagcgagagtgtgtgtgtgtgtgtgtgtgggagagcgagcgagagtgtgtgtgtgtgtgggagagcgagcgagagtgtgtgtgtgtgggagagcgagcgagagtgtgtgtgtgtgggagagcgagcgcgagcgtgtgtgtgtgtgggagagcgagcgcgagcgtgtgtgtgtgtgggagagcgagcgcgagcgtgtgtgtgtgtgtgtgggagagcgagcgagagtgtgtgtgtgtgtgtgtgtgagagcgagcgagagtgtgtgtgtgtgtgtgtgagagcgagcgagcgagagtgtgtgtgtgtgtgtgtgtgagagcgagcgagcgagagtgtgtgtgtgtgtgtgtgtgagagcgagcgagagtgtgtgtgtgtgtgtgtgtgggagagcgagcgcgagcgtgtgtgtgtgtgggagagcgagcgagagtgtgtgtgtgtgtgtgggagagcgagcgagagtgtgtgtgtgtgtgtgtgtgtgtgtgggagagcgagcgagagtgtgtgtgtgtgtgtgtgtgggagagcgagcgagagtgtgtgtgtgtgtgtgtgggagagcgagcgagagtgtgtgtgtgtgtgtgggagagcgagcgagagtgtgtgtgtgtgtgtgggagagcgagcgagagtgtgtgtgtgtgtgggagagagagagagagcgagtgtgtgtgtgtgtgtgtgtgggagagagagagcgagtgtgtgtgtgggagagagagagcgagtgtgtgtgtgtgtgtgggagagagagagagtgtgtgtgtgggagagagagagcgtgtgtgtgtgtgtgtgtgggggagagagagagcgagtgtgtgtgtgtgtgtgtgtgtgtgggggagagagagagcgagtgtgtgtgtgtgtgtgtgtgtgtgtgtgggagagcgagcgagagtgtgtgtgtgtgtgtgtgtgggagagcgagcgagagtgtgtgtgtgtgtgtgtgtgtgtgtgtgggagagcgagcgagagtgtgtgtgggagagcgagcgagagtgtgtgtgtgtgtgtgtgggagagcgagcgagagtgtgtgtgtgtgtgtgggagagagagagagagcgagtgtgtgtgtgtgtgtgagagagagagcgagtgtgtgtgtgtgtgtgggagagagagagagagcgagtgtgtgtgtgtgtgtgggagagagagagagagcgagtgtgtgtgtgtgggagagagagagagcgagtgtgtgtgtgtgtgggagagagagagagcgagtgtgtgtgtgtgtgggagagagagagagcgagtgtgtgtgtgtgtgagagagagagcgagtgtgtgtgtgggagagagagagagcgagtgtgtgtgtgggagagagagagagcgagtgtgtgtgtgtgggagagagagagagcgagtgtgtgtgtgtgggagagagagagcgagagtgtgtgtgtgtgggagagagagagcgagtgtgtgtgtgtgtgggagagagagcgagggtgtgtgtgtgggagagagagagcgagggtgtgtgtgtgtgggagagagagagcgagtgtgtgtgtgtgtgggagagagagagcgagtgtgtgtgtgtgggagagagagagcgagtgtgtgtgtgtgggagagagagagcgagtgtgtgtgtgtgggagagagagagcgagtgtgtgtgtgtgggagagagagagcgagtgtgtgtgtgtgggagagagagagcgagtgtgtgtgtgtgggagagagagagcgagtgtgtgtgtgtgggagagagagagcgagtgtgtgtgtgtgggagagagagagcgagtgtgtgtgtgtgggagagagagagcgagtgtgtgtgtgtgggagagagagagcgagtgtgtgtgtgtgggagagagagagcgagtgtgtgtgtgtgggagagagagagcgagtgtgtgtgtgtgggagagagagagcgagtgtgtgtgtgtgggagagagagagcgagtgtgtgtgtgtgggagagagagagcgagtgtgtgtgtgtgggagagagagagcgagtgtgtgtgtgtgggagagagagagcgagtgtgtgtgtgtgggagagagagagcgagtgtgtgtgtgtgggagagagagagcgagtgtgtgtgtgtgggagagagagagcgagtgtgtgtgtgtgggagagagagagagcgagtgtgtgggagagagagagcgcgtgtgtgtgagagagagcgcgtgtgtgggagagagagagcgtgtgagtgagagagagagcgtgtgtgtgggagagagagagagcgtgtgtgtgtgggagagagagagcgtgtgtgtgggagagagagagcgtgtgtgtgggagagagagagcgtgtgtgtgggagagagagagcgtgtgtgtgggagagagagagcgtgtgtgtgggagagagagagcgcgtgtgtgtgggagagagagagcgtgtgtgtgggagagagagagcgagtgtgtgtgtgtgggagagagagagcgagtgtgtgtgtgggagagagagagagagagagagagagagtgtgagtgagagagagagagcgcgtgtgtgtgtgagagagagagcgtgtgtgtgggagagagagagcgcgtgtgtgtgggagagagagagcgtgtgtgtgggagagagagagagagcgagtgtgtgtgtgggagagagagagagagcgagtgtgtgtgtgtgtgtgtgtgtgtgtgggagagagagagagcgagtgtgtgtgtgtgtgggagagagagagagcgagtgtgtgtgtgtgtgtgtgtgtgggagagagagagcgagtgtgtgtgtgtgtgggagagagagagagcgagtgtgtgtgtgtgggagagagagagagagagcgagtgtgtgtgtgtgtgtgtgtgtgtgtgtgtgtgggagagagagagagcgagtgtgtgtgtgtgtgtgtgtgtgggagagagagagagcgagtgtgtgtgtgtgtgtgggagagagagagcgagagtgtgtgtgtgtgtgtgtgtgtgtgtgtgggagagagagagagagagcgtgtgtgtgtgtgtgggagagagagagcgtgtgtgtgtgggagagagagcgagcgagtgtgtgtgtgtgagagcgagagagagtgtgtgtgtgggagagagagagcgagagagagtgtgtgtgggagagagagtgtatgagtgtgtgtgagtgtgtgtgtgagtgtgtgtgtgagtgtgtgtgtgtgtgagtgtgtctgtgtgtgtgtgagtgtgtctgtgtgagtgtgtctgtgtgtgtgtgagtgtgtctgtgtgtgtgtgagtgtgtctgtgtgtgtgtgagtgtgtctgtgtgtgtgtgagtgtgtctgtgtgtgtgtgtgtgtgtgtgtgtgagtgaaagttGCTTACTGTCATTTATTGTTTCTTGCATTGAAGCTAAAGGATATTGTTACATTTTACAGTACCAGAGcttgaggatgatgatgatggtgatgatgctgTGTTTGATGGTGAGTTTGTCACTTCTGTTTCAGTACCTTTTGTACATATTCACCCCACTGATCTTAACAatagagcagctcagtttttcAGTTAGATTGAGGTCGGGGCTTTAACTGGGACATTGTTTAGGGATGTTGTGCTGTTGCCGCCCTCAGGACCAGTTCTCAAAACTTTATTCTGGCCACTGGATCTTTTTCCTCGTTTCCTAAGTGTCATGGACACGTAATTAATTTTCAAACAAATCTTCCAAAAATGATGATGGTGCACTTGAAAGAAGCTCAGGGAGTGTGATCACTTATGcagtatattgtattattattattattattattatcagataTTCAGTAGAAATGTGAAGTTGATAATTAGTTACTTCTGTGTTTAGACTTTGATGACATGGATGAGGCAGCAGAGATCAGCACAGGAGGCAAAAAAGGCAAGAGGAAATCATCTGGACCTCTCGGACTGTTTGGTGAGCTgagtctttctgtctgtctgccttccttccttcctttctttcttttctccattctttctgtttcttttccttccttccttccttgatTAGCATTACGCTTCATGACATTTTGGGTTTCTTGCTCCTAAAATGAAATGTTCTGGAGGTGGGTTTGCAGTTTGTTGATAAATTTCTCCAGTGTATATGTGCATCATATCGtacaagatgaaggagaagcagcgtACACGTGAACTCTACGGTCTTCACTCCCACTGGTAGTCCAGGCATCGAGTCGCTCCATATGTGCATAAAGTGAACCATGTTccagaacaaaaataaactacttctagtttttttttttgtttttttttttaacaaaatgttaataaaggAGAGAACTCCTTTGTTGTGTCTTCATGATGAACATGTGCTTCCTCAGATTCCAAACCAAGCAAGAtgaaaaagagaggaaagatgGAGGATACGGCCATGTTCGCAGCAGCTGAGGAGGTAACATCTGAGCTTCTTATGTTTTTAGCCTTTATCtccactagtgttaatttcgtcagacgagacgagacgaaatatgttcaacaacctttttttttcatgactaagacgagacgatgacgagactgcaccactgtccaaaaacgctgactaagactaaattaacatgcattattgttgaaaatgttttgtataaaacaaaaacgaagataaaatctctcttcattttcgtctacaattgtctctgctttttcatcagctgttacacctttaaaatattcagaacgagttcgcggcttcgcgctgtttagtgtgtgcgtagaaacaattcgtccacacgtcgctcaaaaaaaaataaaaaatcctgagcacaagtccacccctggtctagtcagctttttgtgttaaattatatttcgtgttgctgcgcaggctcttttattgtacatgacagcttatgtcccgatgaccggtctttgcattaccattaaaagcagtatcaataaagtaaaaaatgtgatgtgcagtgaagttcgagtgtatgcactgtttaaacgagtgttctcaacttctcactgatacttttgtgattcgcggactgtaaataggttgtattttaggcccacagtaaagtaggcctattcttttcagtttttctgattatat is a window of Tachysurus vachellii isolate PV-2020 chromosome 3, HZAU_Pvac_v1, whole genome shotgun sequence DNA encoding:
- the cebpz gene encoding CCAAT/enhancer-binding protein zeta; this translates as MAPKGKRRPEKAGRFKQNEDDTIKNDNNDSGSDEGQKEEDEFTLDDVLRLGGTKADYVMLSAVDDSNELVNGGKKGAIDELEEGELQEFITKLGIQSYSGQMVVEDEDEDEKEEQNKEKQSKPIAEKKSKKKDASKVESSKTLGVEQEAEPKKSESKKTSKKAKQKEADLFEFYPRQVLLVKPGGKWYDIDYTSETSTCAQDESQISRYKALAQKLLEAETNLYKNKKILQKGANTVWMKSVVSTGTLADRMAAMTVLIQDAPVHCLEHIESLITMMKKKGSRRQGLMALDTLKELLLSDLLPENRKLRSFSQRPFNQLEERASGNRDVRDRRLVLWYFEHLLKLQLAEFVIALDALAHDTVLATKMKALTTALELLCNRPEQEKALLMQVVNKLGDPEYKIASKASYLLETLLHKHPLMKSVVCIEVERLMFRPNISAKAQYYASCFLNQVMLSHDEAELATKLITIYFSFFRLCVKKKEVESKMLGALLSGVNRAYPYTKAGDETVREQLDTLFKVVHIVKFSTAVQALMLLFQVMDSQQSVSDRYYVALYKKLLDPGLSVSSRQSMFLNLLYKSLKADIVLRRVKAFVKRLLQVSCEQGPTFACGALFLVSEVMKAKPGLKLILQEGDEEEEKFQDLKGEEEDDKKTNDDDDDEERFVDADKTEEDQCKQPQQIKPAASWVHHQNLEGGKDLEVYDPMHRNPLYCGANHSTLWELQKLADHFHPSVALFAKTILQGQHIQYTGDPLQDFTLIRFLDRFVFRNPKQMKGKQNTDATVMQPKHKKTTNNIRSLPVNSEEYLAKEESQIPVDEVFFYRFFKKREGVTRLKKPHGDDAESVEDVDDDEFDRLLDTIESDGCFTEFKDEDLDFAGNVKSNSKKGKKSEDVSDLDSEDDLDDEEISLGSMDEEDFGDELEDDGGAFMDPGGDDDDEVPELEDDDDGDDAVFDDFDDMDEAAEISTGGKKGKRKSSGPLGLFDSKPSKMKKRGKMEDTAMFAAAEEFGDLLDENSDMKFDNIGINAMANKDKASVKQLKWEVQRDDWLRGRDVKTLRRKKAMFKKRKQFGKGKPGKKTVGRKM